One region of Streptococcus salivarius genomic DNA includes:
- a CDS encoding dihydroorotase codes for MLLIKNGRVVDPKSGLDTQADVLVDGKKVVKIAENIEAGDAQVIDATGLVVAPGLVDIHVHFREPGQTHKEDIHTGSLAAAAGGFTTVVMMANTNPTISDKETLEEVLTSAAKENIHVKSVATITKNFDGENITDFKGLLEAGAVGFSDDGIPLTNASIVKKAMELAKENNTFISLHEEDPDLNGILGFNENIAKKEFHICGATGVAEYSMIARDVMIAYDTQAHVHIQHLSKAESVKVVEFAQKLGAQVTAEVAPQHFSKTEDLLLSKGANAKMNPPLRLESDRQAVIEGLKSGVISVIATDHAPHHADEKNVDDVTKAPSGMTGLETSLSLGLTYLVEAGHLSLTELLKVMTSNPSDLYGFDAGYLAENGPADLVIFADKEKRQVTADFKSKAANSPFVGEELTGSVKYTICDGEIVYQA; via the coding sequence ATGTTACTGATTAAAAATGGTCGTGTTGTAGACCCTAAGTCTGGTTTGGATACGCAAGCTGATGTTCTTGTTGATGGTAAAAAAGTCGTTAAGATTGCGGAAAACATCGAAGCTGGAGATGCTCAAGTCATCGATGCGACTGGTCTTGTGGTTGCTCCTGGTTTGGTGGATATCCATGTTCATTTCCGTGAGCCAGGTCAAACCCACAAAGAAGATATTCATACTGGATCCTTGGCAGCGGCTGCAGGTGGTTTTACAACAGTTGTCATGATGGCTAACACTAATCCAACGATTTCAGACAAGGAAACCTTGGAGGAGGTCTTGACTTCAGCAGCTAAGGAAAATATCCATGTTAAGTCTGTTGCGACTATTACAAAGAACTTTGATGGTGAAAACATCACTGATTTCAAGGGCTTGCTTGAAGCCGGTGCTGTCGGATTCTCAGATGATGGTATTCCATTGACCAATGCTAGTATTGTCAAAAAGGCCATGGAGCTAGCTAAGGAGAATAATACCTTTATCAGCCTTCACGAGGAGGATCCTGATCTTAATGGTATTCTCGGTTTCAATGAAAATATTGCTAAAAAAGAATTCCATATTTGTGGGGCAACTGGTGTAGCTGAGTACAGTATGATTGCGCGTGATGTCATGATTGCTTATGATACACAAGCACATGTTCATATTCAACACTTGTCAAAAGCAGAATCTGTAAAAGTGGTTGAATTTGCTCAAAAACTTGGAGCTCAAGTTACTGCCGAAGTGGCACCGCAGCATTTCTCTAAGACTGAAGACCTCTTGCTCTCAAAAGGTGCTAATGCCAAGATGAACCCACCACTTCGTTTGGAATCTGACCGTCAGGCCGTTATCGAAGGGTTGAAATCTGGAGTTATCTCAGTTATTGCCACAGACCACGCGCCACACCATGCCGATGAAAAGAATGTCGATGATGTGACTAAAGCACCATCAGGAATGACTGGTCTTGAAACATCTCTATCTCTTGGATTGACCTACTTGGTTGAAGCAGGTCACTTAAGCTTGACTGAACTCTTGAAAGTAATGACTAGCAACCCATCTGATCTTTATGGCTTCGATGCCGGTTATTTGGCTGAAAATGGACCAGCTGACCTTGTAATCTTTGCGGACAAAGAAAAACGTCAGGTCACAGCAGACTTTAAGTCTAAAGCAGCCAATTCACCATTTGTGGGCGAAGAGCTTACGGGTAGTGTTAAATATACTATCTGTGACGGTGAGATTGTTTATCAAGCCTAA
- a CDS encoding DUF2207 domain-containing protein yields MKKILKGLVKYVTLTVLLVCFLPLSLQHVKADEVEYSLPSYVGHLSIQDDGNATFTQEVTYDFDSDYKGQYVTLGKIGGYSIMDDPKVSATVNGKEKTDITVEKTDSYEGVKLKVYNSGSDGDRVVLKVTWQIQHLLNLYSDIAVLNWFPISDWDKGFGQIDFTVDGLDASQGELYAHAGYFGKDPQVKRTSTGYQVHVDNLPASGKLELHAYWPMTSALRENNQAYLLNKTNKADFLKKEADIKKSKENFRRIFYVILPLVILSFVLIGIFCYLIVLYSTRMPSFPRDARLYEAPQNLAPLVLAKNVYNQSFDKTGLKEETGPLKFKYMVQATILDLIDRGHLTYRQEGDSNILTRIKKEGLSSFEVSFLDMLFDGRMEIRDTEMFSRYYLDKDALEKQFKSARTSYEREAIRSQGKRVKYQFTNDGYQVAKGVEKEEFALGLPKIYRDFSPKEKTFNLLGVAALVLSMLLCILSTLFLFAAFGSGLGFYYILGLLPIAGVTILFWYLVKRRRQRCLDATQISTYYQWHSFKNMIKSIPSFKESELESVILWNRILVYATLYGQAKKVSDVLKRYNIHLSNPSLDEFTYSAAPFIMMNNVNYLESYVSASDSVSSFSINSNSGSGGFGGGGFSGGGGGGGGGAF; encoded by the coding sequence ATGAAAAAGATACTAAAAGGTCTTGTTAAATATGTTACTTTAACTGTTCTGTTAGTCTGTTTTCTGCCGTTGTCTTTGCAGCACGTTAAAGCTGATGAGGTAGAGTATAGTCTGCCTTCCTATGTTGGTCACCTTTCAATTCAAGATGATGGTAATGCGACGTTTACGCAGGAAGTGACTTATGATTTTGATAGTGATTATAAAGGTCAGTATGTAACCTTGGGGAAAATTGGTGGTTATTCTATTATGGATGATCCCAAGGTTTCAGCAACCGTAAACGGGAAAGAAAAAACAGATATTACAGTTGAAAAAACAGACTCCTATGAAGGTGTTAAACTCAAAGTTTATAATTCAGGTTCAGATGGTGATAGGGTTGTCCTCAAAGTTACTTGGCAAATCCAACACCTGTTGAATCTATATTCAGATATTGCAGTTTTAAATTGGTTTCCTATCTCTGATTGGGATAAAGGATTTGGACAGATTGATTTCACAGTTGATGGTCTAGATGCAAGTCAAGGAGAGCTTTACGCTCACGCTGGCTATTTTGGAAAAGATCCACAGGTTAAGCGTACTTCTACAGGTTATCAGGTTCATGTAGACAATTTACCAGCATCAGGTAAATTGGAATTACACGCCTACTGGCCGATGACCAGTGCTTTACGAGAAAATAATCAGGCTTACTTATTAAATAAGACGAATAAGGCAGACTTTCTAAAAAAAGAAGCAGATATCAAGAAATCTAAAGAAAACTTTCGCCGCATTTTTTATGTCATCTTACCACTTGTGATCTTAAGCTTTGTTCTTATTGGTATTTTCTGTTACCTCATTGTTCTTTATAGCACTAGGATGCCTTCTTTCCCTCGAGATGCCCGTCTTTATGAAGCCCCTCAAAATTTAGCACCTTTGGTCCTAGCCAAGAATGTTTATAATCAGTCCTTCGACAAAACAGGTCTAAAAGAAGAAACGGGTCCTCTGAAGTTTAAATATATGGTGCAAGCTACCATCCTTGATTTGATTGATAGAGGTCATCTCACCTATAGACAAGAAGGTGATAGTAATATTCTGACACGTATTAAAAAGGAGGGGCTCTCTTCATTTGAAGTGTCTTTCTTGGATATGTTGTTTGATGGTCGCATGGAAATTAGAGATACGGAAATGTTCTCGCGCTATTATCTTGATAAAGATGCTCTAGAAAAACAATTTAAGAGTGCTAGAACAAGCTATGAGCGTGAAGCAATACGTTCCCAAGGAAAACGTGTCAAATATCAATTCACTAATGACGGCTATCAAGTAGCAAAAGGCGTAGAAAAAGAGGAATTTGCGCTTGGACTTCCTAAAATTTATAGAGATTTTAGTCCGAAAGAAAAGACATTTAACCTATTGGGAGTAGCAGCTTTGGTACTTTCAATGTTGCTTTGTATTCTTTCAACCTTGTTCTTATTTGCTGCCTTTGGATCAGGACTAGGTTTTTACTATATTCTTGGCCTTCTACCTATAGCAGGAGTTACCATTTTATTCTGGTACTTAGTGAAAAGACGTCGTCAGAGATGTCTTGATGCAACTCAAATTTCAACCTATTACCAGTGGCATAGCTTTAAAAATATGATTAAGAGTATTCCTAGTTTTAAAGAATCCGAACTAGAATCTGTCATCCTTTGGAATCGTATCTTGGTTTATGCGACACTCTATGGACAGGCGAAAAAAGTTAGTGATGTCCTAAAACGTTACAACATTCACCTCAGCAATCCATCTCTAGATGAGTTTACTTATTCAGCAGCACCATTTATCATGATGAATAATGTCAATTATCTAGAATCTTACGTTTCTGCCTCAGATAGCGTAAGTAGCTTCTCTATCAATTCGAACAGTGGTAGTGGCGGCTTTGGAGGCGGTGGCTTCTCTGGTGGTGGCGGAGGAGGCGGAGGCGGTGCCTTCTAA